From Planococcus halocryophilus, the proteins below share one genomic window:
- a CDS encoding DUF948 domain-containing protein, whose amino-acid sequence MDSTTWLYIALIIFLAGLIIAIIGVVLLIVGMKEPMKEIKGSANNLKERAGKLQLEASSLSHHANELKEDIQMKSEKITVLVDAAKGTMNSVIDLNASVRSITGNIASRVDHDRENIAQVNEWSNGAIKLLTLLENQRRIESNRPTYSSPSLHDEKQY is encoded by the coding sequence ATGGACTCTACAACATGGCTATACATAGCACTCATCATCTTCTTAGCAGGGCTGATTATAGCAATAATTGGAGTTGTTCTACTAATAGTAGGGATGAAAGAACCCATGAAAGAAATAAAAGGTTCTGCAAACAACTTGAAAGAACGTGCAGGTAAACTTCAATTAGAAGCATCAAGCTTGTCTCATCATGCTAATGAACTTAAAGAAGACATTCAAATGAAATCCGAAAAAATCACCGTACTCGTCGATGCCGCAAAAGGCACAATGAATTCAGTCATCGACTTGAACGCTTCCGTTCGCTCAATTACAGGGAACATCGCTTCAAGAGTCGATCATGACCGCGAAAACATTGCACAAGTTAACGAATGGAGTAACGGTGCCATTAAGCTTCTCACATTATTGGAAAACCAAAGACGCATTGAGAGCAATCGTCCTACGTATTCTTCACCATCTTTACATGATGAAAAACAGTATTAG
- a CDS encoding nitroreductase family protein, translating into MNSIDQNIIERRSIKKFKVDAIEVEEIIELLNVAKWAPNHKVNEPWRFQLYTGAGKEKFVQAFLEAMKTADGETPAKAFNKADYFRSIPLHLVVIMPEDPRQRRWDEDYGAISSMLQNFQLAAWERGIGMIWRSNDWIYNPVFREALGVKPGEKIVATMMIGYPAHIPAKQERTDIREKLMIISE; encoded by the coding sequence ATGAATTCTATTGATCAAAACATTATAGAGAGACGCTCAATCAAAAAATTTAAAGTTGATGCGATTGAAGTTGAAGAAATTATCGAATTACTGAATGTCGCCAAATGGGCACCTAATCATAAAGTCAATGAACCTTGGCGTTTCCAGCTTTATACCGGCGCTGGCAAAGAAAAATTTGTTCAAGCATTTCTAGAAGCTATGAAAACAGCTGATGGAGAAACGCCTGCAAAAGCGTTTAACAAAGCTGATTATTTCCGCAGTATTCCGCTTCACTTAGTCGTGATCATGCCTGAAGATCCAAGACAAAGAAGATGGGATGAAGATTATGGCGCAATTTCTTCGATGCTTCAAAACTTCCAACTCGCTGCCTGGGAACGTGGCATCGGTATGATTTGGCGCTCAAACGATTGGATTTACAACCCGGTTTTCCGCGAAGCACTTGGTGTGAAACCTGGAGAAAAAATTGTTGCGACGATGATGATTGGTTATCCTGCTCACATCCCAGCAAAACAAGAACGCACTGATATTCGCGAGAAGTTGATGATTATTAGCGAATAG
- a CDS encoding LysM peptidoglycan-binding domain-containing protein: MKKIIFTLFAATALSMAIGTSNTEASNYTVQSGDTLWKIASSNNISVNQILSWNNLSSNSIYPNQKIKVSAASTTVATPTKPAVSSTPVTSVNTYTVKSGDTLSRIARLHSTSVSSIQQLNKLSGSNIFPGQKLTVSGKVIATPTTTVKVPTAAPTVSSTSTYRVVSGDTLTNIAKRHNTSVSQLMSLNSLKSSSIRIGQVLKVDAKSATGSLVTVSNPVITPPVNSGAISTLVTSANSFLGTPYKWGGSAPGGFDCSGYIYYVYNQAGFSVPRTNTTGFYALSSPVSSPQIGDLVFFKDTYRPGISHMGILIGNNSFIHAGGDRVQITSLNDKYWSSKFDSYQRLNVMK; encoded by the coding sequence ATGAAAAAGATTATTTTTACGTTATTTGCAGCTACAGCATTGTCAATGGCTATCGGTACGTCAAATACAGAGGCAAGTAATTACACAGTACAATCAGGAGATACGTTATGGAAAATCGCATCTAGCAATAACATTTCGGTTAATCAAATACTGTCATGGAACAATCTATCGTCAAATTCAATTTATCCAAATCAAAAGATCAAAGTTTCAGCCGCTTCAACGACAGTTGCTACTCCAACAAAGCCTGCTGTTTCTAGCACACCAGTAACTTCAGTAAATACATATACAGTAAAATCAGGAGATACGTTATCACGTATAGCCCGACTTCACAGCACAAGCGTTAGCTCAATTCAACAATTAAATAAGCTTTCTGGAAGCAACATTTTTCCTGGACAAAAGTTAACAGTTAGTGGAAAAGTAATCGCTACTCCAACAACAACAGTTAAAGTCCCAACAGCTGCACCTACAGTTTCTAGCACGAGTACGTATCGCGTAGTTAGCGGTGATACACTAACTAACATTGCGAAACGTCACAATACATCTGTTTCACAATTGATGAGCTTAAATAGTTTGAAATCTAGTTCGATTCGCATCGGGCAAGTTTTGAAAGTTGATGCGAAATCAGCTACTGGTTCATTAGTAACTGTTTCAAACCCAGTGATCACACCTCCTGTCAATTCTGGAGCGATTTCTACATTAGTGACATCAGCAAATTCTTTCCTAGGTACACCTTATAAATGGGGTGGCTCTGCACCAGGCGGGTTTGATTGCAGTGGCTATATTTATTACGTTTATAACCAAGCTGGATTTAGTGTACCAAGAACGAATACAACAGGCTTTTATGCGCTATCTTCTCCGGTGAGTTCTCCTCAAATCGGTGATTTAGTATTCTTTAAAGATACTTACCGCCCTGGAATCTCTCATATGGGGATTTTAATTGGAAATAATAGTTTTATTCACGCCGGTGGTGACCGCGTTCAAATCACAAGTTTGAATGATAAATACTGGAGTTCAAAATTCGATAGTTACCAACGTTTAAATGTCATGAAATAA
- a CDS encoding FAD-binding oxidoreductase: MKTTWLALVYVIIFGLSVYVYVTQLNRPDNDLHQRLLPVEIKKVTSGMTDKALQKIVYDAKNNGDVLSIAGMQHSQGGQTVYPNGIMIDMKPYNQVLEVDSKDKTVTVQSGATWADIQEAINPYDLSLKVSQSQNIFTVGGSLSVNAHGLDIRHGGITDTVLSMRFMNANGDILQLSDSENNELFYAVLGGYGLFGIILDVTFQLTDDELLETETASMSYNAYPSYFNEKVKENPQAKMHLARISIAPDSFMDDMYAITYKSAHDQSKLASYQKLKTENLVAVPKFFLGLSRINDAGKDSFWNAQKVYTQQINGNLVSRNNVMRSDSEFMEYDNSRKTEILQEYFVPVDQFEQYIPALKKVLENYTDFNLLNVTIRYVEQNEDAVLSYAKEDMFSLVLLINQGTDKKSVQATQDAVREMIDVTLAHDGSYYLPYFGYPTKNQMQQAYPKTEDFFELKEHFDPEHRFMNLFYEEYRP; the protein is encoded by the coding sequence ATGAAAACAACTTGGTTAGCTCTTGTATACGTAATAATTTTCGGATTGTCTGTGTACGTATACGTCACACAATTAAATCGCCCCGACAATGACTTGCATCAGCGACTTTTACCTGTAGAAATAAAAAAAGTAACATCTGGTATGACGGATAAAGCACTTCAAAAAATTGTTTATGATGCTAAGAACAACGGAGATGTTCTTTCAATTGCTGGTATGCAACATAGTCAAGGCGGTCAAACCGTTTACCCCAATGGCATTATGATTGATATGAAACCTTATAATCAAGTTTTGGAAGTAGATTCAAAAGACAAAACTGTAACTGTACAAAGCGGTGCGACATGGGCAGATATTCAAGAAGCCATCAATCCATATGACTTGTCGTTAAAAGTCAGTCAGTCGCAAAACATCTTTACAGTAGGTGGCTCACTCAGTGTCAATGCGCATGGTTTAGACATTCGACATGGCGGAATAACAGATACCGTTTTATCTATGCGTTTTATGAATGCCAATGGTGATATTCTTCAACTCAGCGATTCAGAAAATAACGAGTTGTTTTATGCTGTTCTTGGTGGCTATGGACTGTTTGGAATTATTTTAGATGTCACATTTCAACTAACAGATGATGAATTGCTCGAGACAGAAACAGCGAGTATGTCGTACAATGCGTACCCTTCTTACTTTAACGAGAAAGTTAAAGAGAATCCTCAGGCCAAAATGCACTTAGCACGCATATCCATTGCACCCGATTCTTTTATGGATGATATGTATGCCATAACTTACAAATCGGCTCACGATCAAAGTAAACTCGCGAGCTACCAAAAACTGAAAACTGAAAACTTGGTTGCCGTGCCAAAATTTTTTCTGGGTCTTTCACGCATTAATGACGCAGGAAAAGACAGCTTTTGGAATGCACAAAAAGTTTATACCCAACAAATCAATGGAAACCTTGTATCTCGAAACAATGTCATGCGTTCAGATTCAGAATTTATGGAGTATGACAATAGTCGAAAAACAGAAATTTTACAAGAATATTTTGTACCTGTGGACCAGTTCGAGCAATACATTCCCGCATTAAAAAAGGTACTCGAAAATTATACGGATTTTAATTTATTAAATGTTACCATTCGTTATGTTGAACAAAATGAAGATGCCGTTTTATCTTATGCGAAAGAAGATATGTTTTCACTCGTTTTACTAATTAATCAAGGAACCGATAAAAAAAGTGTGCAGGCAACACAAGATGCGGTGCGTGAAATGATTGATGTCACGCTTGCACATGATGGCAGTTATTATCTTCCTTATTTCGGCTACCCAACCAAAAACCAAATGCAACAAGCTTATCCAAAAACCGAAGATTTTTTCGAGTTAAAAGAACATTTTGACCCAGAGCATCGCTTTATGAATCTTTTTTACGAGGAGTACCGGCCATGA
- a CDS encoding copper resistance CopC family protein gives MKKIMVLLVLAIFALPVVGQAHTTLSSSTPAEGSVVAETLEEVVLTFGTVIEQGSTMTLEREGITYDFEEITFSSEVMTGAIKEELPNGSYTIQWKIIGVDGHPIEGEVPFELAVEVAEEVQVVEDSEVKTEGEPVVEKASATEEQSAQATETTEEDGGNMLITILLILAVMVIGFIVFRLLKKK, from the coding sequence ATGAAAAAAATAATGGTTTTATTGGTATTAGCTATTTTTGCCTTGCCGGTAGTAGGGCAAGCACATACGACACTATCCTCATCGACACCTGCAGAAGGATCTGTTGTCGCTGAGACGTTAGAAGAAGTAGTTTTAACTTTTGGGACGGTTATCGAACAAGGAAGTACGATGACATTGGAGCGTGAAGGAATAACTTATGATTTTGAAGAAATTACATTTTCAAGTGAAGTCATGACCGGAGCTATAAAAGAAGAGCTTCCAAATGGCTCGTATACAATTCAATGGAAGATCATTGGAGTAGATGGTCATCCGATTGAAGGGGAAGTTCCATTTGAACTAGCTGTTGAAGTTGCAGAAGAAGTACAAGTTGTTGAAGATTCTGAAGTTAAAACTGAAGGCGAGCCAGTTGTTGAAAAAGCATCAGCTACAGAAGAGCAGTCTGCTCAAGCTACAGAAACCACTGAAGAAGATGGAGGCAATATGCTCATCACCATCCTTCTTATTTTAGCAGTTATGGTGATCGGCTTTATTGTGTTCCGACTGTTGAAAAAGAAATAA
- a CDS encoding protoporphyrinogen oxidase, producing MKKIVVIGGGITGLSAMYYLQKLNMQENLGLELVLIERSHQLGGKIKTVKNEEFIMEVGADSIVARHASVMPLIEELGLKEQMVFNGTGISYLYANNVLHAIPKDTVFGIPMSKESLFSSTLVSEEGKQAALKDFTSPNENYTRDSSIGEFLEAYLGKELVENQIGPVLSGVYSGNLYELTLSSTLPYLVDYKNKYGSIIKGFEENKEFFQGASNKKFISFDDGMEVLIDTLENKLKKNRIIKGVGTTSIKKEKDGYLIELENGETLEADYVIMATPHQVAQELLNLPELDAEFDQFLNSSLISVYLGYDIPDDRLPEDGTGFIVSQESDLHCNACTWTSRKWQHTSKNQKLLVRLFYKSSHPSYGQLKDLSREELIKVAMGDIQKSLGIEDMPLTSEVTGWENLMPNYHMEHKNAINALELKMEEMLPRIKLAGSSYFGVGIGACIQNGADLAQIIVNNLSERNEE from the coding sequence TTGAAGAAAATTGTAGTCATTGGGGGAGGCATTACAGGTCTTTCCGCTATGTATTACTTGCAAAAGCTAAACATGCAGGAAAACCTCGGGCTAGAGTTGGTTTTGATTGAACGTTCGCATCAACTAGGAGGCAAAATCAAGACAGTAAAGAACGAAGAGTTCATCATGGAAGTTGGGGCAGATTCAATTGTTGCACGTCATGCCAGTGTTATGCCGTTAATCGAAGAGTTGGGACTAAAAGAGCAAATGGTTTTTAACGGTACGGGAATTTCTTATTTATATGCGAATAATGTGCTGCATGCCATTCCAAAAGACACTGTCTTTGGTATTCCAATGAGCAAAGAATCGTTATTTAGTTCAACGCTTGTTTCTGAAGAAGGAAAACAGGCAGCGTTGAAAGATTTTACTAGCCCGAACGAAAACTATACACGTGATAGTTCAATTGGAGAGTTTCTTGAAGCTTACTTAGGCAAAGAATTGGTTGAAAACCAAATTGGCCCGGTGTTATCTGGAGTGTATTCGGGAAATCTTTATGAGTTAACATTGTCGTCGACATTGCCTTATTTAGTTGATTATAAAAATAAGTATGGCAGTATCATCAAAGGCTTTGAAGAAAACAAAGAATTTTTCCAAGGTGCCTCAAATAAAAAATTCATTTCATTTGATGACGGTATGGAAGTGTTGATTGATACATTAGAAAATAAATTAAAGAAAAATAGAATCATCAAAGGAGTCGGAACAACGTCTATTAAAAAAGAAAAAGACGGCTATCTGATAGAGCTTGAAAATGGTGAGACATTAGAAGCTGATTATGTGATTATGGCCACTCCTCATCAAGTGGCACAAGAGCTATTGAACTTGCCTGAGCTAGACGCTGAATTTGATCAGTTTTTGAATTCATCGTTGATTAGTGTTTATCTTGGCTATGATATTCCAGATGACCGCTTGCCAGAAGACGGTACCGGATTTATCGTGTCACAAGAAAGCGATTTACATTGTAATGCCTGTACGTGGACTAGCCGGAAATGGCAACATACATCAAAAAACCAAAAGTTATTAGTTCGATTATTTTACAAAAGTTCGCACCCATCATATGGTCAGCTAAAAGATTTGTCTAGAGAAGAACTGATAAAAGTGGCAATGGGCGATATCCAAAAGAGTTTAGGGATTGAAGACATGCCGTTAACTTCGGAAGTAACAGGTTGGGAAAATTTAATGCCTAATTATCATATGGAACATAAAAATGCGATTAATGCATTAGAGCTGAAAATGGAAGAAATGCTTCCACGTATTAAACTAGCAGGTTCCTCTTACTTCGGAGTAGGAATTGGTGCATGTATTCAAAATGGTGCTGACTTAGCGCAGATTATTGTAAATAACTTATCTGAAAGAAATGAAGAGTGA
- a CDS encoding MFS transporter, which yields MNYKRFIYYQGIVGMASSMIFPFYILLIRNVGDSYAQFGWAYGLFALTAALFYPVIGKYADYVGDKSLLAIYSWGMAILLLFFPLASEVWHVYVLQVIMGILGAVQKNSEKTILARYVTKEIAGAQIGRYHVWTSVAAAIAVIATGYLVDFLTIASIFYVASLIFAGSGIIVLKLQTIKQ from the coding sequence ATGAATTATAAACGCTTTATTTATTATCAGGGCATTGTAGGGATGGCTTCGAGCATGATTTTCCCGTTCTATATTTTGCTCATTCGAAACGTTGGCGATAGTTATGCTCAGTTTGGTTGGGCGTATGGTTTATTTGCTTTGACAGCGGCACTTTTTTATCCAGTAATTGGAAAGTATGCGGATTATGTTGGGGATAAATCACTACTAGCCATATATTCTTGGGGGATGGCCATTCTTTTATTATTCTTTCCACTAGCTTCTGAAGTTTGGCATGTATACGTACTGCAAGTAATCATGGGAATATTAGGTGCTGTACAGAAAAATTCAGAAAAAACGATATTGGCGCGCTACGTCACAAAAGAAATTGCCGGCGCTCAAATCGGCCGCTATCATGTTTGGACATCTGTTGCTGCAGCAATCGCTGTAATTGCTACCGGCTATCTTGTTGACTTTTTAACGATTGCTAGTATTTTTTATGTTGCTTCACTCATCTTTGCTGGGAGTGGAATAATAGTATTAAAATTACAAACGATCAAACAATGA
- a CDS encoding mechanosensitive ion channel family protein: MLDLGNFEWGVLLIGAGVIAAQIIGILIAFLLVRAIGKRLINRFFEKLLIKEDVTKGRALTLQSLSENIFSYILIFILVTTIFNIFGLSVASLIAGAGIIGLAIGFGAQGLVSDVVTGFFLLLEKQLDVNDYVTVGSIDGIVEAVGLRTTKIRSFDGTLNYIPNRDILTVSNHSRGNMRALVDIGISYDENIDEAMAVIQEACTQMASKDIGIVDGPDVIGVQAFGASDVTLRVIARAENGEQWAVERQLRKAIKEALDAKGIEIPFPHQVNIQKNSGIVEQ; the protein is encoded by the coding sequence TTGTTAGATTTAGGAAATTTCGAATGGGGAGTGCTTCTCATTGGTGCAGGAGTCATTGCCGCACAAATAATTGGAATTTTAATTGCTTTTCTTTTAGTAAGAGCTATTGGTAAGAGATTAATCAATCGATTTTTTGAAAAGTTGTTGATAAAAGAAGATGTTACGAAGGGGCGCGCCCTAACGCTTCAAAGCTTATCGGAAAACATTTTTTCTTATATTTTGATCTTTATCCTTGTTACAACGATATTTAATATATTCGGTTTGTCCGTGGCAAGTTTGATTGCGGGTGCTGGAATTATCGGATTGGCAATAGGCTTTGGTGCACAAGGCTTAGTGAGTGACGTCGTAACGGGTTTCTTTTTACTATTGGAAAAACAGCTTGATGTGAACGATTATGTAACCGTTGGTAGCATTGATGGCATTGTTGAGGCAGTAGGTTTAAGAACAACTAAAATTCGGAGCTTTGATGGCACATTGAATTATATTCCGAACCGGGACATCTTAACAGTCAGCAATCATTCGCGAGGCAATATGCGCGCGCTTGTGGATATTGGTATCTCTTATGATGAAAATATCGACGAAGCAATGGCCGTTATACAAGAAGCTTGTACACAAATGGCATCAAAAGATATTGGGATTGTCGATGGACCTGATGTGATTGGTGTGCAAGCATTTGGTGCATCAGACGTTACATTGCGAGTCATCGCAAGAGCGGAAAATGGAGAGCAATGGGCGGTAGAACGACAATTGCGCAAAGCCATTAAAGAAGCACTTGATGCAAAAGGAATTGAAATTCCATTCCCACATCAAGTAAATATTCAAAAAAACAGTGGCATTGTAGAACAATAA
- a CDS encoding M42 family metallopeptidase has product MYKLLKDLCDLVGPSGFEQDVQRFIKKEIQDKVDQLEVDPLGNLIATVKATDSQMPSILLAAHADEIGFIVKKIEPNGTLRFEQLGGFDNRILLAQPVTIKSLAGYIEGVIGALAVHYVKWDDPKRIDSHRDLYIDVGASSVEEVLEMGIKVGQPISYGSKLKLAGDKKRNRVIGKALDDRAGCAVLIALINNLRSNKEAKHGDIYCVFTVQEEVGLRGASVLSQGIKPDFALAVDTTPTSDTYDVLMTGTRKLGEGPCIKVADKSLISHPLVTGLLEKVAVEKNIPYQQEIFMGIGTDAGAIHMTSTGVSTGVVSIPSRYTHTPIEVIDLDDLENSVRLVEEFIFASKELIGKNFLDT; this is encoded by the coding sequence TTGTATAAACTATTGAAAGATTTGTGTGATTTAGTAGGACCAAGTGGTTTTGAGCAAGATGTTCAACGCTTTATCAAAAAAGAAATACAAGATAAAGTAGATCAACTAGAAGTTGATCCGCTTGGCAATTTGATTGCTACAGTAAAAGCGACAGATTCTCAAATGCCATCTATTTTACTAGCAGCACATGCAGATGAAATAGGTTTCATCGTTAAGAAAATCGAACCGAATGGCACACTGCGCTTTGAACAGCTCGGAGGATTTGATAATCGGATCTTGCTAGCGCAACCGGTTACCATCAAAAGTTTAGCAGGTTATATCGAAGGTGTAATTGGTGCTTTGGCCGTTCATTATGTAAAGTGGGATGACCCAAAGCGAATTGATTCTCATCGTGATTTATACATCGACGTCGGCGCATCTTCGGTAGAGGAAGTTCTAGAAATGGGGATTAAAGTCGGCCAACCAATAAGCTATGGGAGCAAATTGAAATTGGCGGGTGACAAAAAGCGAAATCGAGTAATCGGAAAAGCTTTGGATGACCGCGCAGGTTGCGCAGTGTTAATTGCACTGATCAATAATCTTCGGTCAAACAAAGAAGCTAAACATGGCGACATTTACTGCGTCTTCACGGTTCAAGAAGAAGTAGGATTAAGAGGTGCATCTGTATTGTCACAAGGTATCAAACCAGATTTTGCATTGGCTGTCGATACGACGCCAACAAGTGATACGTACGATGTCTTGATGACAGGAACAAGAAAACTTGGAGAAGGACCATGTATTAAAGTAGCTGACAAGTCATTGATTTCTCATCCTCTTGTTACAGGTCTTTTAGAAAAAGTTGCTGTAGAAAAAAACATTCCTTATCAACAAGAAATTTTTATGGGCATCGGAACAGATGCTGGAGCAATTCATATGACTTCTACAGGAGTCTCAACAGGAGTGGTGTCTATTCCTTCGCGTTACACACATACACCGATTGAAGTTATCGACTTGGATGATCTCGAAAACTCAGTTCGTTTAGTGGAGGAATTTATTTTTGCTTCAAAAGAACTGATCGGCAAAAACTTTCTAGATACGTGA
- a CDS encoding copper amine oxidase gives MKLNKVLLAVPLSLALLVPTAALADSHGGHSTASEASMEMATATPAAELRIALDTTLTEHAFLAIEAMRKGVDGAEDFDQAAGALLANADDLSAAVGSVYGDEGAAQFDEVWKSHIGYFVDYVTATAEDNQEGKDQALAELEKYKVEQSEFFDTATGGLLPAAAVQEGLDMHVDQLINAFDAYVAGDFEKAYSLEREGIQHMSMFAESLSIAITTQFPDKFDNTSADTPAIDLRATLNQTFTEHAGLAVMAMQDGADGAESFDQAAGALLANADDLSAAVGSVYGEEAGAQFEETWKSHIGYFVDYVTATGEGNKEGQEQARAELDQYIVDQAAFLDAATEGRVPADALEEGLTAHVGQLLGAFDSYVAGDFDAAYSSIREAYAHMQMPAAGLSAAIVDQFPDQFSATEMPSEMPKTGMGGMADQGSFPFLWVLAGLMLAALTTVVAVRTRKQ, from the coding sequence ATGAAATTAAACAAAGTACTTTTAGCCGTACCACTTAGCCTAGCATTACTGGTACCAACGGCGGCACTTGCCGACAGCCACGGAGGACATTCAACAGCGAGCGAAGCATCAATGGAAATGGCAACAGCTACACCAGCTGCGGAATTACGCATTGCACTCGACACGACATTAACGGAGCATGCCTTCCTCGCAATCGAAGCGATGCGTAAAGGCGTCGACGGCGCAGAAGATTTTGACCAAGCAGCGGGTGCACTTTTAGCCAATGCAGATGACTTGTCTGCAGCAGTTGGTTCAGTTTACGGTGACGAAGGCGCTGCGCAATTTGACGAAGTATGGAAATCACATATCGGCTATTTCGTGGATTACGTGACAGCAACCGCTGAAGACAACCAAGAAGGCAAAGACCAAGCATTAGCAGAACTGGAAAAATACAAAGTGGAACAATCTGAGTTCTTTGATACGGCAACGGGTGGCTTACTGCCAGCGGCAGCTGTTCAAGAAGGATTGGACATGCACGTAGATCAGTTGATCAACGCGTTTGACGCATACGTTGCCGGCGATTTCGAAAAAGCATACTCATTAGAGCGTGAAGGGATTCAACACATGAGCATGTTCGCAGAAAGCTTGTCAATTGCGATCACAACTCAATTCCCAGACAAATTCGATAACACAAGTGCCGATACACCAGCGATTGACTTGCGTGCAACATTGAACCAAACGTTCACAGAACACGCTGGACTTGCAGTGATGGCAATGCAAGACGGTGCCGATGGCGCGGAAAGCTTTGACCAAGCAGCAGGCGCGTTACTAGCGAACGCAGATGACTTATCTGCAGCAGTTGGTTCAGTATACGGCGAAGAAGCCGGTGCTCAATTTGAAGAAACATGGAAGTCACACATTGGCTACTTTGTGGATTACGTAACAGCAACAGGTGAAGGCAACAAAGAAGGCCAAGAACAAGCACGCGCTGAACTGGATCAATACATTGTCGACCAAGCAGCATTCTTAGATGCAGCAACAGAAGGTCGCGTACCAGCAGATGCACTTGAAGAAGGCTTAACAGCACACGTTGGACAACTACTTGGCGCATTTGATTCGTATGTAGCAGGCGACTTTGACGCTGCTTACAGCTCGATTCGTGAAGCTTATGCACATATGCAAATGCCAGCAGCAGGTCTATCTGCCGCGATTGTTGATCAATTCCCAGATCAATTTAGCGCAACAGAAATGCCATCTGAAATGCCGAAAACAGGCATGGGCGGCATGGCTGACCAAGGGTCATTCCCATTCTTATGGGTTCTTGCAGGCTTGATGTTAGCTGCATTGACTACAGTTGTAGCAGTTCGTACACGCAAACAATAA
- the coaW gene encoding type II pantothenate kinase: MIVGIDAGGTLIKVAYTKKGEVHFEKYPIAEIEQVADWVNNLGDCKVCVTGGRSGVLVSLLDQPAQEMVEFEATHLGVQVLLEKNGTLEDAYLVTNVGTGTSIHCIQDNMQERLGGTGVGGGTLIGLSHLLTGVTRYDEIVGLASKGSRDRLDLKVKDIYEDKEPPISGELTASNFGQNLFAISDGLTKEELLAAVIGLVGETVSTVSVQAARQCRSSTIVYIGSSFIDNPLLKEVVTSYTILRGSVPVFPDNGEFSGAMGAMTALTKKAV; this comes from the coding sequence ATGATTGTCGGAATAGATGCAGGCGGTACATTGATCAAAGTGGCGTATACCAAAAAAGGGGAGGTCCATTTTGAGAAGTATCCAATTGCTGAAATCGAGCAAGTTGCCGACTGGGTAAATAATCTGGGTGACTGCAAAGTTTGTGTAACAGGAGGAAGATCAGGAGTGCTTGTTTCGTTACTCGATCAACCAGCACAAGAAATGGTAGAATTTGAAGCTACGCATCTTGGTGTACAAGTTCTTCTTGAGAAAAACGGGACTTTAGAAGATGCTTATTTAGTGACAAACGTTGGAACTGGAACATCTATTCATTGTATACAAGATAATATGCAAGAACGATTAGGCGGAACGGGTGTTGGTGGAGGTACGTTAATTGGTTTAAGTCATTTATTGACTGGGGTTACTCGTTACGACGAAATCGTGGGGTTGGCAAGCAAAGGTTCACGTGATCGTCTCGACTTGAAAGTCAAAGATATATACGAAGACAAAGAGCCACCGATTTCTGGAGAACTGACAGCCAGTAATTTCGGGCAGAATTTGTTTGCAATTTCAGATGGACTGACAAAAGAAGAGTTGTTAGCAGCAGTGATAGGTCTTGTAGGTGAAACGGTTAGCACAGTAAGTGTTCAAGCGGCTCGTCAATGTAGAAGTTCTACTATTGTTTACATCGGTTCTTCATTTATCGATAATCCACTACTCAAAGAAGTTGTGACAAGCTATACCATTTTACGCGGTTCTGTTCCCGTGTTTCCTGATAACGGAGAATTTTCAGGCGCAATGGGCGCGATGACGGCTTTAACTAAAAAAGCAGTATGA
- a CDS encoding GGDEF domain-containing protein, giving the protein MLLPNTDKAELELIANRLSQEIQQLKIQGQNSEIDITVSIGGKSFTSNFSLTCMIDWVDDALYLAKDKGKNQVVIT; this is encoded by the coding sequence GTGCTTTTGCCTAATACTGACAAAGCGGAATTAGAACTGATCGCTAACAGGTTAAGCCAAGAAATTCAGCAACTGAAAATCCAAGGACAAAACAGTGAAATTGATATTACCGTATCGATAGGCGGGAAAAGTTTCACAAGCAATTTTTCTCTAACTTGTATGATTGATTGGGTAGATGATGCATTGTACTTAGCAAAAGATAAGGGCAAAAACCAAGTAGTTATCACTTGA